A single genomic interval of Streptomyces sp. BA2 harbors:
- a CDS encoding NAD(P)/FAD-dependent oxidoreductase has product MSAVVVVGAGIVGSSVAYHLARRSIPVTLLEQGPAPATGVTGDSFAWIRGSGGHWPGGAKDLREYALADYRRLEQELPQVAVRRTGSLSWAGTPAEDSRPGPGQFRIGRSDIAALEPNLRHPPDQAIHTPSDAGVDPTALAHALVTAAGAHGATVLHETAVTSLQVTNGRVEGVLTSTGLHAAATVVLTAGTNIPKLCKPLPADLAIAASPATLARVTAPPGLVKTIVARPDFEVREVRDGNLLLVVPHVEGGAATCEQAAQDTLQRLKAAFQGSDQCRLLGYRTGRRPMPAHGPVIGYATNDQSVYVAVMHSAITLAPTAGRLIADELVTGRPAPELRRCRPRAH; this is encoded by the coding sequence ATGTCAGCCGTAGTTGTTGTCGGTGCGGGAATCGTCGGCTCCTCAGTGGCCTACCACCTGGCACGTCGAAGCATCCCGGTCACCCTGCTCGAGCAAGGGCCTGCGCCGGCCACCGGAGTCACCGGAGACTCCTTTGCCTGGATCCGCGGCTCGGGAGGTCATTGGCCCGGTGGTGCAAAGGACCTTCGCGAGTACGCCTTGGCGGACTACCGACGCCTGGAGCAGGAACTGCCCCAGGTCGCCGTCCGCCGGACCGGCTCTCTGTCCTGGGCCGGCACGCCAGCTGAGGACTCACGGCCGGGGCCAGGCCAGTTCCGTATTGGGCGAAGTGACATCGCAGCGCTGGAGCCCAACCTCCGGCACCCACCCGACCAGGCCATCCACACCCCGAGCGACGCGGGCGTCGACCCGACGGCATTGGCCCACGCACTCGTGACAGCCGCCGGCGCTCACGGAGCAACTGTGCTCCACGAAACCGCCGTTACCTCCTTGCAGGTGACCAACGGACGCGTAGAGGGAGTGCTGACGTCGACCGGTCTCCACGCCGCCGCTACCGTCGTGCTCACGGCGGGAACCAACATCCCCAAGCTCTGCAAACCGCTTCCGGCCGACTTGGCTATCGCTGCCTCCCCGGCCACCCTCGCGCGGGTCACCGCACCGCCTGGCCTGGTCAAGACCATCGTGGCCAGACCTGATTTCGAGGTCCGAGAAGTTCGGGATGGCAACCTCTTACTGGTCGTGCCACACGTCGAAGGCGGAGCTGCAACGTGTGAGCAGGCTGCGCAAGACACTCTCCAGCGCCTTAAGGCGGCCTTCCAGGGGAGCGACCAGTGCCGCCTGCTGGGCTACCGCACGGGTAGACGCCCAATGCCTGCTCACGGGCCCGTCATTGGATACGCGACGAACGATCAATCCGTCTACGTCGCAGTCATGCACTCCGCCATCACCCTGGCGCCCACCGCCGGACGGCTCATCGCAGACGAACTCGTGACCGGCAGGCCCGCACCCGAGCTACGACGTTGTCGCCCGCGCGCCCACTGA
- a CDS encoding DUF5958 family protein yields the protein MEDGPERRIRRAELRSTHTPAVLITRGRIDQQLGKIAGLAPLDERRKAIRLLIAVLAIVDERRRVRYCSDGCGHWWHSLSAVNPA from the coding sequence ATCGAGGACGGACCGGAGAGGAGGATCCGCCGTGCCGAACTGCGCTCGACACATACGCCCGCGGTGCTCATCACCCGCGGCCGCATCGACCAGCAACTGGGGAAGATCGCCGGCCTCGCCCCGCTCGACGAGCGCCGCAAGGCGATTCGGCTGCTGATCGCGGTGTTGGCGATCGTTGATGAACGGCGCCGCGTGCGCTACTGCTCCGACGGATGCGGTCACTGGTGGCACAGCCTGTCCGCCGTGAATCCCGCCTGA
- a CDS encoding SAM-dependent methyltransferase: protein MHSADDRIDTTTAHSARVYDYILGGKDHYLVDAEAGDVMCQHWPALPVHMVENRRFMHRAGHFLAREQGVRQFLDIGTGLPTAPNLHEVVQEVAPESRVVYVDNDPIVLAHARALLQSSSEGATAYVDADMHDPDAILNSPEFRALIDVNEPVGLMIIGILHFILPPDDRRLVQRLLEPLPSGSFLAMTIGTADFAPEEVGRVAEEYARQGMPMALRDLPTATSLFDGMDLIDPGITQVHKWRPGPEQDGIDDRAIAMYGAVARKH, encoded by the coding sequence ATGCACAGCGCAGACGATCGGATTGACACCACGACCGCACATTCGGCGCGGGTGTACGACTACATCCTTGGAGGCAAGGACCACTACCTCGTCGACGCAGAGGCAGGCGACGTCATGTGCCAGCACTGGCCGGCGCTGCCTGTGCACATGGTGGAGAACCGGCGCTTCATGCACCGTGCCGGGCACTTCCTCGCCCGGGAGCAAGGTGTCCGGCAGTTCCTCGACATCGGCACAGGCCTGCCCACAGCCCCTAACCTGCACGAGGTGGTGCAGGAAGTGGCACCGGAGTCCCGCGTCGTCTACGTGGACAACGACCCCATCGTCCTGGCTCACGCCCGCGCCCTCCTGCAGAGCTCGTCCGAGGGGGCGACCGCCTACGTCGACGCTGACATGCACGACCCGGACGCCATCCTGAACAGTCCCGAATTCCGTGCGCTGATCGACGTGAACGAGCCGGTCGGCCTGATGATCATTGGCATCCTGCACTTCATCTTGCCGCCGGACGACCGGCGTTTGGTGCAGCGACTGCTCGAACCGCTGCCGTCGGGCAGCTTCCTGGCGATGACCATCGGCACCGCCGACTTCGCGCCCGAGGAGGTCGGCCGAGTGGCCGAGGAGTACGCCCGGCAGGGCATGCCCATGGCACTGCGCGACTTGCCGACCGCCACCTCCCTCTTCGACGGGATGGACCTGATCGACCCCGGAATCACCCAGGTTCACAAGTGGCGGCCGGGCCCCGAGCAGGACGGCATCGACGACCGGGCCATCGCCATGTACGGGGCGGTGGCACGCAAGCACTGA
- a CDS encoding MBL fold metallo-hydrolase, translating into MPPSLQIGPYTVIALADGEGPFFSPRSEAFPSATTEQWAAADQLDPGALDADGRWRLQFRAFAVRSDQGVTLVDAGIGPADSPAASWAPVPGALPASLAAAAIDPSEVDTVVLTHLHTDHVGWAVVGGEQTRPFFPNAEYLLQQAELDAIEEVNPQLRSTMIDPLRKSEQLRLLNGDTPLRSGERVFATPGHTPGHQSVLVTSGRELVAVTGDLLVHAIQLLHPELAYAHEMDPEQARSSREQVLRSRADSTLYLATPHLTEPFIAR; encoded by the coding sequence ATGCCCCCTTCCCTTCAGATCGGCCCGTACACCGTCATCGCGCTCGCCGACGGGGAGGGCCCCTTCTTCTCCCCCAGGTCGGAGGCGTTCCCCAGTGCCACCACCGAGCAGTGGGCGGCGGCCGACCAGCTCGATCCCGGCGCGCTCGACGCCGACGGGCGCTGGCGGCTCCAGTTCCGCGCGTTCGCGGTCCGCAGCGACCAGGGCGTGACGCTGGTCGACGCGGGGATCGGCCCGGCCGACAGCCCGGCGGCCTCATGGGCGCCCGTGCCCGGGGCGCTCCCGGCTTCGCTGGCCGCCGCGGCTATCGATCCATCCGAAGTCGACACCGTCGTACTCACGCACCTCCACACCGACCACGTGGGCTGGGCTGTCGTCGGCGGCGAGCAGACTCGGCCGTTCTTCCCGAACGCCGAGTACCTGTTGCAGCAGGCCGAACTCGACGCGATCGAGGAGGTCAACCCGCAGCTGCGGTCCACCATGATCGATCCACTCCGCAAGTCCGAGCAGCTACGGCTGCTCAACGGCGACACCCCACTGCGCAGCGGCGAGCGCGTGTTCGCCACGCCCGGTCACACTCCTGGGCACCAGAGCGTACTCGTCACCTCCGGGCGCGAACTGGTCGCCGTCACCGGCGACTTGCTCGTGCACGCGATCCAGCTGCTCCACCCCGAACTCGCCTACGCCCACGAAATGGACCCTGAGCAGGCAAGGTCCTCAAGGGAACAGGTGCTCCGCAGCCGGGCCGACAGCACCCTC